Proteins encoded by one window of Haematobia irritans isolate KBUSLIRL chromosome 2, ASM5000362v1, whole genome shotgun sequence:
- the LOC142224045 gene encoding uncharacterized protein LOC142224045 codes for MMKITIFLLLWTILIAEIAHCAPLEGDDNDIGDDNDIGDEIYESEHDKFSKFYYENLKKASWPLELYPVIVDYMNYLKEWTTTNKMTILESGINEENYKKLQNAIVGSLNIANRLAINSDSCIQQMLLKESFDQTFELLSLLRNQELATEWWSKYRSFEMTKKSLKDKHMREFLFKLDDYIPEFLDSLDDNEREEHAKFIEWYKTFSKHYLLEESVRKLPEIRLFFPKGPIWQRDCDFNNTGL; via the exons ATGATGAAGATCACAATATTTCTTTTGTTATGGACTATATTAATAGCAGAG atAGCCCATTGCGCTCCATTGGAAGGTGATGATAACGATATTGGTGATGATAACGATATTGGTGATGAAATTTATGAAAGCGAACAcgataaattttcgaaattctattatgaaaatttgaaaaaagccaGTTGGCCCTTGGAACTCTATCCTGTAATAGTGGATTATATGAATTACCTAAAGGAATGGACCACCACAAATAAAATGACCATACTCGAATCGGGTATAAATGAGGAAAACTATAAGAAACTTCAAAATGCTATTGTTGGTTCTTTAAACATAGCCAATAGACTGGCCATCAATTCGGATAGTTGTATTCAGCAAATGTTGCTTAAAGAATCATTTGACCAGACATTTGAACTTTTGTCACTTCTACGAAATCAAGAACTCGCTACCGAATGGTGGTCTAAATATCGTAGCTTTGAAATGACCAAGAAATCATTGAAGGATAAACATATGCgtgaatttctttttaaattggaTGATTATATTCCGGAATTTCTTGATAGCCTGGATGACAATGAACGTGAGGAACATGCCAAATTTATTGAAtggtataaaacgttctccaagcATTATCTTTTGGAAGAGTCTGTAAGgaaattgcctgaaattcgttTATTCTTCCCCAAAGGTCCTATATGGCAAAGAGATTGTGATTTTAATAACACCGGTTTGTAA
- the LOC142224042 gene encoding uncharacterized protein LOC142224042 — translation MQLSWLTYFTLALMGSVQVVLSNSYQGSNEISDLQNTKRYKLISFINENLRMSIWPQELYPKMWDYLSDVKNDDDVDMPKSSLNYGEIQQTLGNCLKHLRYLKEDPNNCEHQKSLKANHDRLKALIKTHGSPSLQQMWTSKYIDFTLQMRNILRNASEKFYRLLALSVDSFIKSLDEVEEYEEVDILRWNDKFLMETDIVKKQILLIELMGLFADERNILELECKIQYANFL, via the exons ATGCAGTTATCTTGGCTTACCTATTTTACTTTGGCCCTCATGGGATCAGTTCAG gtGGTGCTTAGTAATTCATACCAGGGAAGTAATGAAATTTCCGATTTACAAAATACCAAACGTTACAAGTTAATATCGTTTATCAATGAAAATCTACGAatgagtatatggcctcaagagCTTTATCCCAAGATGTGGGATTATTTGAGTGATGTAAAGAACGATGATGATGTTGATATGCCAAAATCATCTCTGAATTATGGAGAAATTCAACAGACACTTGGGAATTGTTTAAAACACTTACGGTATCTAAAAGAAGACCCCAATAATTGCGAGCATCAGAAGTCCCTGAAAGCTAATCATGATAGATTGAAAGCTTTAATCAAAACTCATGGTAGCCCATCTCTCCAACAAATGTGGACTTCGAAGTATATCGATTTTACACTACAAATGCGAAATATTTTGCGAAATGCATCTGAAAAGTTTTATAGGTTATTGGCCTTAAGTGTGGACTCCTTCATTAAGAGTTTAGACGAAGTTGAAGAATATGAGGAAGTCGATATACTACGATGGAATGATAAATTCCTCATGGAAACTGATATAGTAAAAAAGCAGATATTACTCATTGAATTGATGGGTTTATTTGCAGATGAGAGAAATATTTTAGAGTTAGAGTGTAAAATACAGTATGCGAACTttttataa
- the stc gene encoding nuclear transcription factor, X-box binding stc, which produces MSADSKPQNNLPPLSQLWPGFGTGSDITSVGSSSLDAAVGADARNAQNQHSQQQLQHRNSINGNYVNFNQFIMQHNLFGPGNGVSAGLETHAPPSMLPYHSRPDHAFSGNVIASANANNIPQQQQQYNYFNPSSDSLSYNHFSQNTNSANGIRFSDNLPNFSLPMVGGGGGVTTSNTNFYDSSQYGSKFNGVNNGGDTTTYYANPFATGFDFSATKLQATAPEFVPRFDKLSLNEDSQKSTLIMDSKATENIEKTFHAIAGGSSNAAKEIKTTDLESGNRNNNCEKDSADTSLEKEEKRHRQERRNSRHSNNKQDKENNRRNNNRLEKNMERFSRNLQEKNINNDSASNSNSSTPSLTMNGNGSSASTPGTSGGGSQSYQNSGAQKNTGAFSKYQNHKNTNERSKNNNGLHNNGIGAGHFETQDSQDKAERYANHNINNNNGNNNNNKRYQNGRRSQDFVIDREDRFDRYDRADRSERGRNQRNDYHQRYDNYRSNKRRDDWNRNRDRINGFRVEEKFSHDNGKESPLPSPEKKSPKKIYPENEKLSQREKLIRDIECRRLECLVCVEAIKAHQSVWSCHNCYHILHLQCIIKWASSSKSDDGWRCPACQNVEKEVPRDYYCFCGKQKNPSNNRQDIAHSCGEVCARVEGCPHACTLLCHPGPCPPCQAQVKRECGCGKTSKTLQCCIKETIECDSTCEKLLNCELHVCQEKCHEGKCPPCKEKVDQKCHCTKNERQVTCTRESHDKHVYSCGKPCGKDLACGNHKCNQCCHAGECKPCKMSPDIVTSCPCGKMPIVADQRTSCLDPVPTCEGVCSKTLKCGKATNPHHCTFKCHLGNCPPCNKQTAVKCRCGHMDQMIKCRQLSTRADDARCKKRCTKKRSCGKHKCNQECCIDIDHLCTLPCNYTLSCGKHKCDQPCHRGNCPPCYRSSFEELFCECGAEVIYPPVPCGTKRPVCKKPCSRKHPCDHAPQHNCHSSATCPPCMMFTTKWCFGHHEQRKTIPCSQQSFSCGLACNKPLSCGRHKCIRTCHEGPCQTEGEICKQSCTTARTSCGHKCMAPCHNGDCPETPCKEMVEVQCECGNRKQMRTCAELAREFSRIATAQLASSMAEMQRGNYMELSEILAPVKLTNKSNKTLDCNDECRLLERNRRLAIGLQIRNPDLPQKLLTKYSDFIRNFAKRDPALVKSIHEALTTLVKLAKESKQKSRSHSFPTMNREKRQLVHEMCEMFGVESVAYDAEPNRNVVATAYKERSWLPATSIMEVMAREAGQRRVPVPSNNAWGIKR; this is translated from the exons tATTTCAATCCTTCAAGTGATTCGCTTTCCTACAATCACTTTTCACAAAATACCAACAGTGCCAATGGTATTAGATTTTCGGATaatcttccaaatttttctcttcctatggttggtggtggtggtggtgtaactacttctaatacaaatttttatgataGCTCACAATATGGTTCAAAATTCAATGGAGTTAATAATGGTGGAGATACAACGACATATTATGCTAATCCTTTTGCTACGGGTTTTGATTTTTCGGCAACAAAATTGCAAGCTACAGCTCCGGAATTTGTACCACGTTTTGATAAACTTTCGTTGAACGAAGACAGTCAAAAATCGACATTGATCATGGATTCCAAAGCAACGGAGAATATTGAAAAAACTTTTCATGCCATTGCTGGTGGTAGTAGTAATGCAGCGAAGGAAATCAAAACTACAGATTTGGAGAGCGGAAACCGAAATAATAATTGCGAGAAAGACTCAGCCGATACGAGTCTTGAGAAAGAGGAGAAACGTCATCGCCAAGAACGACGAAATAGCCGTCATAGTAACAACAAACAGGACAAAGAGAATAATAGACGCAATAATAATCGTTTGGAAAAAAACATGGAAAGATTTTCGAGGAAtttacaagaaaaaaatataaataatgatTCGGCATCAAATTCCAATTCTTCAACTCCTTCATTAACTATGAATGGAAATGGTAGTTCGGCTAGTACCCCAGGTACCAGTGGAGGGGGAAGCCAATCATATCAAAATTCCGGGGCCCAAAAGAATACGGGGGCCTTTAGCAAATATCAAAATCATAAGAATACCAATGAAAGGTCAAAGAACAACAATGGTCTTCATAATAATGGTATCGGTGCAGGGCACTTTGAAACACAAGATAGCCAGGATAAGGCTGAGAGATATGCCAACcacaacatcaacaacaacaatggtaacaataacaacaacaaacgtTATCAAAATGGTCGACGTTCTCAGGATTTTGTAATCGATCGAGAGGACCGCTTTGACCGCTATGATCGCGCTGATCGATCAGAGAGGGGAAGAAATCAACGCAATGACTATCACCAGCGTTATGACAACTACCGTAGTAATAAACGCCGCGATGATTGGAATCGTAATCGTGATCGTATCAATGGCTTCCGGGTGGAGGAGAAATTTTCCCATGACAATGGTAAAGAAAGCCCTCTGCCCAGTCCTGAAAAGAAATCACCTAAAAAGATCTATCCCGAAAATGAGAAGCTGTCGCAGCGTGAGAAACTAATTCGTGATATTGAATGCCGTCGCTTGGAATGTTTGGTGTGTGTCGAAGCCATTAAGGCTCATCAGTCGGTGTGGTCCTGCCATAATTGCTATCACATCCTTCATTTGCAATGTATCATCAAATGGGCTTCTTCATCGAAATCCGATGATGGCTGGCGTTGTCCAGCCTGCCAAAATGTGGAGAAAGAAGTGCCACGCGATTATTATTGCTTTTGTGGCAAACAGAAGAATCCTTCAAACAATCGTCAAGATATAGCCCACTCTTGTGGAGAAGTCTGTGCTCGAGTCGAGGGCTGTCCCCATGCCTGTACCCTCTTATGTCATCCCGGTCCCTGTCCTCCGTGTCAGGCTCAGGTCAAACGTGAATGTGGCTGTGGCAAAACTTCAAAAACCTTGCAATGTTGCATCAAGGAGACCATTGAATGCGATTCCACTTGTGAGAAATTGTTGAATTGCGAATTGCATGTCTGCCAAGAGAAATGCCATGAGGGCAAGTGTCCGCCATGTAAAGAGAAAGTCGATCAGAAATGTCATTGTACCAAAAATGAAAGGCAGGTGACCTGTACAAGAGAGTCACATGACAAACATGTCTACTCGTGTGGTAAACCCTGCGGCAAGGATTTGGCTTGTGGCAATCACAAATGCAATCAATGTTGCCATGCTGGGGAGTGTAAACCTTGCAAAATGAGTCCGGACATTGTCACTTCGTGCCCTTGTGGCAAAATGCCTATAGTTGCGGATCAGCGTACATCATGCCTGGATCCTGTGCCAACATGCGAAGGTGTCTGCAGCAAGACCTTGAAATGTGGTAAAGCTACAAATCCTCATCATTGCACCTTCAAATGTCATTTGGGTAATTGTCCTCCCTGCAACAAACAGACGGCTGTGAAGTGTCGCTGTGGTCATATGGATCAAATGATCAAATGTCGCCAATTATCCACGAGAGCTGACGATGCTCGTTGTAAAAAGCGTTGCACGAAAAAACGTTCCTGCGGCAAACATAAATGCAACCAGGAGTGTTGTATAGACATTGATCATCTTTGTACACTGCCATGCAATTATACGCTGTCGTGTGGCAAACACAAGTGTGATCAGCCCTGCCATCGTGGCAATTGTCCCCCGTGCTATCGCTCATCATTCGAAGAACTCTTCTGCGAATGTGGTGCTGAGGTTATCTATCCTCCGGTACCATGTGGCACCAAGCGCCCAGTATGTAAAAAACCATGTTCGCGTAAACATCCTTGTGACCATGCTCCACAACATAATTGCCATTCTTCGGCCACATGTCCGCCATGTATGATGTTCACAACAAAATGGTGTTTTGGTCATCATGAGCAACGCAAAACTATACCATGTTCCCAACAAAGTTTCTCCTGTGGTTTGGCATGTAATAAGCCATTATCCTGCGGTCGTCACAAATGCATTAGGACTTGTCATGAGGGTCCATGTCAAACGGAGGGAGAGATTTGTAAGCAGAGCTGCACAACTGCTCGTACAAGTTGCGGTCATAAGTGTATGGCCCCATGTCATAATGGTGATTGTCCGGAGACTCCCTGTAAGGAAATG gtgGAAGTACAATGCGAATGCGGCAATCGTAAACAAATGCGTACATGTGCTGAATTGGCTCGTGAATTTAGTCGCATAGCCACAGCTCAATTAGCCTCATCAATGGCCGAAATGCAACGAGGAAACTATATGGAACTATCGGAAATTTTAGCTCCAGTTAAGCTCACTAATAAATCTAATAAAACTCTTGATTGCAATGATGAATGCCGTTTGCTGGAACGTAATCGCCGCTTAGCTATCGGCTTGCAAATACGTAatcccgatttgccacaaaagctgttgacaaaatattccgatttcataagaaattttgccaaacgtgATCCAGCTCTTGTGAAATCCATACATGAGGCTCTCACAACACTAGTAAAACTAGCCAAGGAAAGTAAACAGAAATCACGTTCACATTCTTTTCCCACTATGAATCGTGAGAAACGTCAATTGGTTCATGAAATGTGTGAAATGTTTGGTGTTGAATCGGTGGCCTATGATGCTGAACCAAATCGTAATGTTGTGGCCACAGCATATAAAGAGAGA tcTTGGCTTCCAGCAACCAGTATCATGGAAGTTATGGCTCGTGAAGCTGGTCAAAGACGAGTACCAGTGCCAAGTAATAATGCATGGGGCATCAAGAGATAA
- the LOC142224044 gene encoding uncharacterized protein LOC142224044: protein MNMLVNFICIAYLALQLCLAAPTPETTTNGPLQAKIYQKRYDIFDSILLQINHIAANTTLVLTTSHPTILDHYDEWLKANKDNIDVDKVKLYEALTSNLQTLLKTKASLKTDPHNCELQRQLHKAFFTAESTRRQIDNKDVDAIWKKYKTDDSDDDIDEKKAKEQFAETYFIELEKQFDSFLELLDDAGKEDNKEFIKWYNEFQSKTDVEEKYDAFGDIDDFFEEELERETKAGHVNCRLTAQLEWREYIFGDIINAIFSAFASVAKKITEN, encoded by the exons ATGAACATGTTAGtcaatttcatttgtattgctTATTTAGCATTACAg TTATGTTTGGCTGCACCAACACCCGAGACCACAACTAATGGACCTCTTCAggcaaaaatctatcaaaaacgCTATGATATATTTGATTCAATTCTTTTGCAAATCAACCATATCGCTGCCAATACTACCCTTGTTTTGACTACCTCACATCCAACTATATTGGATCACTATGATGAATGGCTTAAGGCAAACAAAGATAATATTGATGTGGACAAGGTTAAATTATACGAAGCTTTGACATCGAATCTTCAAACGCTTTTAAAAACCAAGGCGAGTTTAAAGACGGATCCCCACAACTGTGAGTTGCAGCGACAACTTCATAAGGCATTCTTCACGGCTGAAAGTACTCGTAGACAAATCGATAATAAAGATGTCGATGCCATTTGGAAGAAATATAAAACTGATGACAGTGATGATGATATCGATGAGAAAAAGGCTAAAGAACAATTTGCCGAAACATATTTTATTGAACTGGAAAAACAATTTGACAGCTTCTTAGAATTGTTGGACGATGCTGGCAAAGAGGATAacaaagaatttataaaatggtacaatgaATTCCAATCAAAaactgatgtggaggaaaaataTGATGCATTTGGTGatatcgatgatttttttgaagAAGAATTGGAGAGAGAAACCAAAGCGGGTCATGTAAATTGTAGATTGACAGCTCAGTTGGAATGGAGAGAatacatttttggcgatataATCAATGCTATATTTTCAGCTTTCGCGTCAGTGGCGAAAAAAAttacagaaaattaa